From the genome of Verrucomicrobiia bacterium, one region includes:
- a CDS encoding TPMT family class I SAM-dependent methyltransferase — protein MSQNIWESRYQTSDRHWDKGAPSPGLVDFLAAHPNLPGHTVCVPGGGTGHDAGAWARAGFRVYGYDIAPTAIRLSRERAASQSWPAQFRELDFLRDEPPFQFDWLFEHTLFCAIEPEERDLYVRAVRRWVKPGGTYLAVNYLIPDTDGPPFGTTRKEIVERFSPHFRLREDWVPRSYPNRTGLERIFRWQANQSR, from the coding sequence ATGAGTCAAAATATATGGGAAAGCCGGTATCAAACGAGCGACCGGCACTGGGACAAGGGCGCGCCCTCGCCGGGTCTGGTGGATTTTCTGGCCGCGCATCCGAATTTGCCCGGCCACACGGTTTGCGTTCCGGGCGGCGGCACGGGGCACGACGCGGGGGCCTGGGCGCGCGCCGGATTCCGCGTCTATGGCTACGACATCGCGCCCACGGCCATCCGACTCAGCCGGGAACGCGCCGCGAGTCAGAGCTGGCCCGCGCAGTTTCGCGAGCTGGATTTTTTGCGGGACGAGCCGCCGTTCCAATTTGACTGGCTGTTCGAGCACACGTTGTTCTGCGCGATTGAACCGGAGGAACGCGACTTGTACGTTCGCGCGGTGCGGCGCTGGGTGAAACCGGGCGGCACTTACCTGGCCGTGAACTATCTGATCCCCGATACGGACGGGCCGCCCTTCGGCACGACCCGTAAAGAAATTGTGGAACGCTTTTCGCCCCACTTCCGGTTGCGGGAAGATTGGGTGCCGCGCTCGTACCCGAACCGCACCGGGTTGGAACGCATCTTTCGCTGGCAGGCGAATCAAAGTCGGTAG
- a CDS encoding UPF0236 family protein has translation MWRATAQAAGLGARTHVHGVGDGAAWILTQFQEQFGAQGDYLLDFYHVSEYLAAAATVIHPKNPERWRRRQQSRLLENKVSAVLRALTAHLEPEGVPTAPVRAAYRYLSERRAHLDYAGARTAGLEIGSGEIESGHRHVIQQRLKLAGSWWKETNAEAMLGLRVARANQLWSRYWSTPKLGLN, from the coding sequence ATGTGGCGGGCCACGGCCCAAGCCGCCGGGCTGGGCGCACGCACGCACGTCCATGGGGTGGGCGACGGGGCGGCCTGGATTCTCACCCAGTTCCAGGAACAGTTCGGCGCGCAAGGTGATTACTTGTTGGACTTCTACCACGTGAGCGAATACCTCGCGGCGGCCGCGACGGTGATTCACCCCAAAAATCCCGAACGCTGGCGCCGCCGCCAACAAAGCCGGTTGCTGGAAAACAAGGTGTCGGCCGTGCTGCGGGCGTTGACTGCGCACCTCGAACCCGAAGGCGTGCCGACCGCGCCCGTGCGGGCGGCGTACCGCTACTTGAGCGAACGGCGGGCGCATCTGGACTATGCGGGCGCACGGACGGCGGGACTGGAGATCGGCTCCGGCGAGATTGAAAGCGGCCATCGGCATGTGATTCAACAACGGCTCAAACTGGCGGGCAGTTGGTGGAAGGAAACCAACGCCGAAGCCATGCTAGGCCTACGCGTGGCCCGCGCCAACCAACTCTGGTCGCGCTACTGGTCCACGCCAAAACTCGGCCTCAATTGA
- a CDS encoding pyruvate carboxylase subunit B, with amino-acid sequence MKTKPVLFNNTVLRDGHQSMAATRMATAQMLSAAPILDEMGFAGLETWGGATIDSCLRYLNENPFDRLRTLKKIAPRTPQLTLLRGQNIVQYASFPDDVVETFVRLTCANGQDILRIFDALNDVRNLQTAIQATKKYGKHARGELCYTISPVHTVENFVTLGVALEKLGCDSIGIKDMSGIIQPQIAYRLVKELKGKVGVPITLHTHDTGGLGAASYLAAIDAGVDCVEVSIVPFANGTSQPDTQRMLALLEGHPRCPKFDTEKLAKLREYFEGVYKELSKFTSPANERVDSDILIYQVPGGMLSNFRTQLKEQGMADKFDQVVKEIPIVRAALGWIPLVTPTSQIVGTQAMMNLKFGRWKMICQPAQDIALGKYGQTPGPIDPNVLAQVEKQTGKKRVTERPADLLEPGLKKYRKQCAEKGLPTDDETVVLFAMFPQQVEDLHQAKSKSAAAPAATSSTAAPAAPVAPASGPPGSGAGRHLFVTVNGKRHDVTMETVEG; translated from the coding sequence ATGAAAACGAAACCAGTGCTCTTCAACAACACGGTGCTTCGGGACGGGCATCAATCCATGGCCGCCACGCGCATGGCCACCGCCCAGATGCTTTCGGCCGCCCCGATCCTCGACGAAATGGGCTTCGCCGGACTCGAAACCTGGGGCGGCGCGACGATTGATTCCTGCCTGCGCTATCTGAACGAAAATCCGTTCGACCGGCTGCGCACGTTGAAAAAAATCGCGCCCCGGACGCCGCAACTCACGCTGCTGCGCGGGCAGAACATCGTGCAATACGCGAGCTTTCCCGATGACGTGGTGGAAACGTTCGTCCGGCTGACCTGCGCGAACGGGCAGGACATCCTGCGCATCTTCGACGCGTTGAACGATGTGCGGAATCTGCAAACCGCCATCCAGGCCACGAAAAAATACGGCAAGCACGCCCGCGGCGAGTTGTGCTACACGATCAGCCCGGTCCACACGGTGGAAAATTTCGTGACGCTGGGCGTCGCGTTGGAAAAGCTGGGGTGTGATTCCATCGGCATCAAAGACATGTCGGGCATCATCCAGCCGCAGATCGCCTATCGCTTGGTGAAGGAACTCAAGGGCAAGGTGGGCGTTCCGATTACGCTGCACACGCACGACACCGGCGGTCTGGGCGCGGCGAGTTATCTCGCGGCGATTGATGCGGGCGTGGATTGTGTCGAGGTTTCCATCGTGCCCTTCGCGAATGGCACGTCGCAACCGGACACGCAGCGGATGCTGGCGTTGCTTGAAGGTCACCCGCGTTGTCCGAAGTTCGACACCGAAAAACTCGCGAAACTGCGCGAATACTTCGAGGGCGTTTACAAAGAACTGTCCAAATTCACCAGCCCGGCGAACGAGCGCGTGGACAGCGATATTCTGATCTATCAAGTGCCCGGCGGCATGTTGTCCAACTTCCGCACCCAGCTCAAAGAGCAGGGCATGGCGGATAAATTCGATCAAGTGGTGAAGGAAATTCCCATCGTGCGCGCGGCGCTCGGTTGGATTCCGCTCGTGACCCCCACATCCCAGATCGTCGGCACGCAGGCGATGATGAACCTGAAGTTTGGGCGCTGGAAAATGATCTGCCAGCCCGCGCAGGACATCGCGCTCGGCAAATACGGCCAGACGCCGGGGCCGATTGATCCGAATGTTCTGGCGCAGGTGGAAAAGCAAACCGGCAAGAAGCGGGTCACGGAACGGCCGGCGGATTTGCTCGAACCGGGGCTTAAAAAATATCGCAAACAATGCGCGGAAAAAGGGCTGCCGACCGACGACGAAACCGTGGTGTTGTTCGCCATGTTCCCGCAACAAGTGGAGGATTTGCACCAGGCGAAATCGAAATCAGCGGCGGCGCCGGCGGCCACGAGTTCAACCGCCGCGCCCGCCGCGCCCGTGGCCCCGGCGAGCGGCCCGCCCGGCAGCGGCGCGGGGCGGCACTTGTTCGTCACCGTGAACGGCAAGCGCCATGATGTAACGATGGAAACGGTGGAAGGTTGA
- the scpA gene encoding methylmalonyl-CoA mutase, which translates to MNTFPDYTKIELNTTPAPVTFEQWRDRFETETGKSLDEWVQTTLEQIDLQPLYTAADLAQCEHLDTLPGLAPFGRGPYGSMYVTKPWTVRQYAGFSTAEESNAFYRRNIAAGQQGLSVAFDLPTHRGYDSDHPRAFADVGKAGVAVDSILDMKVLFDRIPLDRISVSMTMNGAVLPILAFYIVAAEEQGVPLDKLSGTIQNDILKEYMVRNTYIYPPAPSMRIIADIFAFTSQQMPKFNSISISGYHMQEAGAPADLEMAYTLADGLEYVRTGLKAGIDIDAFAPRLSFFWAQGKNFFMEIAKMRAARVLWAKLIKQFNPQNPKSMALRTHSQTSGWSLTEQDPFNNVARTCVEAMAAILGHTQSLHTNALDEAIALPTDFSARIARNTQLLLQEETGLCRVIDPWGGSFYVEALTHEIMRRAWGHIQEVEQLGGMAKAIETGLPKLRIEEAAARRQAHIDSGQETIIGVNTLRLEKAEPLDVLEVDNTTVRDSQIKRLQKLKTERDQAGVNACLEALATAAETGRGNLLALAVAAARARATLGEISFALEKHFNRHKAVIRSVSGVYQSEFGRDPQIEQVRKLTEAFAEKEGRRPRILIAKMGQDGHDRGAKVVATAYADLGFDVDIGPLFQQPDEAARMAAENDVHVVGISSLAGGHKTLLVQLRDELKKMGRDDIMIVVGGVIPSQDYDFLKANGAAAVFGPGTFIPDAAKEILTQLNQTLD; encoded by the coding sequence ATGAATACTTTTCCTGATTACACAAAAATCGAACTGAACACGACGCCCGCGCCAGTGACCTTCGAGCAGTGGCGCGACCGGTTTGAAACCGAAACGGGAAAATCGCTCGACGAATGGGTGCAGACGACGCTCGAACAAATTGATCTGCAACCGCTCTACACCGCCGCCGATCTCGCGCAGTGCGAACATCTCGACACGTTGCCCGGTCTCGCGCCGTTCGGACGCGGGCCGTACGGCTCGATGTATGTGACCAAGCCCTGGACGGTGCGGCAATACGCGGGCTTCTCGACGGCAGAGGAATCGAATGCGTTTTACCGTCGCAACATCGCCGCGGGCCAGCAAGGGTTGTCCGTCGCCTTCGATCTGCCGACGCATCGTGGTTACGATTCCGATCATCCGCGCGCGTTTGCGGACGTGGGCAAGGCGGGCGTGGCGGTGGATTCAATCCTCGATATGAAGGTGCTGTTCGACCGCATCCCGCTCGACCGCATTTCCGTTTCGATGACGATGAACGGCGCGGTGCTGCCGATCCTGGCGTTCTACATCGTGGCCGCCGAGGAACAGGGCGTCCCGCTCGACAAACTGTCGGGCACGATCCAGAACGACATCCTCAAGGAATACATGGTGCGGAACACCTACATCTATCCGCCCGCTCCTTCGATGCGGATCATCGCGGACATCTTCGCGTTCACGTCGCAACAGATGCCCAAGTTCAATTCGATCTCGATCTCCGGTTATCACATGCAGGAAGCGGGTGCGCCGGCGGATTTGGAAATGGCCTACACGCTGGCGGACGGACTGGAATACGTGCGCACCGGCCTCAAGGCGGGCATTGATATTGACGCGTTCGCGCCGCGCCTGTCGTTCTTCTGGGCGCAGGGCAAAAACTTTTTCATGGAGATCGCCAAGATGCGCGCCGCCCGGGTGTTGTGGGCGAAACTCATCAAACAGTTCAATCCGCAGAATCCGAAATCCATGGCGTTGCGGACCCATTCGCAAACGTCGGGCTGGTCGTTGACGGAGCAGGACCCGTTCAACAACGTGGCGCGCACGTGCGTCGAGGCGATGGCGGCGATCCTGGGGCATACGCAATCGTTGCACACGAACGCGCTGGATGAAGCGATTGCGTTGCCGACGGATTTCTCGGCGCGCATCGCGCGCAACACGCAATTGTTGCTCCAGGAAGAAACCGGCCTCTGCCGGGTGATTGATCCGTGGGGCGGCTCGTTTTACGTGGAGGCGCTCACGCATGAAATCATGCGGCGCGCGTGGGGGCATATTCAGGAAGTCGAACAACTCGGCGGCATGGCGAAGGCGATTGAAACGGGCCTGCCGAAGTTGCGCATCGAGGAAGCGGCGGCGCGGCGGCAGGCGCACATTGATTCCGGCCAGGAAACGATCATCGGCGTGAACACGCTGCGGTTGGAGAAAGCCGAGCCGCTCGACGTGCTGGAGGTGGACAACACCACCGTACGCGATTCGCAGATCAAACGGTTGCAAAAGCTCAAGACCGAGCGCGACCAGGCCGGAGTGAACGCCTGTCTGGAGGCGTTGGCGACAGCGGCGGAGACGGGGCGGGGCAATCTGCTCGCGCTGGCCGTGGCCGCGGCGCGCGCGCGGGCGACGTTGGGCGAAATTTCCTTCGCGCTCGAAAAACATTTCAACCGGCACAAAGCCGTCATCCGATCTGTGAGTGGCGTGTATCAATCTGAATTCGGGCGGGACCCGCAAATCGAGCAGGTCCGCAAACTGACGGAAGCGTTCGCGGAAAAGGAAGGACGCCGGCCCCGCATCCTCATCGCAAAAATGGGGCAGGATGGGCATGACCGGGGCGCGAAGGTGGTGGCGACCGCCTACGCGGACCTGGGTTTCGATGTGGACATCGGGCCGCTGTTCCAGCAACCGGACGAGGCGGCGCGCATGGCGGCGGAAAACGACGTGCATGTGGTGGGCATCAGTTCCCTCGCGGGCGGTCACAAAACGCTGCTGGTGCAGTTGCGCGATGAACTCAAGAAGATGGGTCGCGACGACATTATGATTGTGGTGGGCGGCGTGATTCCGTCGCAGGATTATGATTTCCTGAAAGCCAACGGCGCCGCGGCGGTGTTTGGGCCGGGCACGTTCATCCCGGACGCCGCGAAGGAAATTTTAACGCAGTTGAACCAGACGTTGGATTGA
- a CDS encoding acyl-CoA mutase large subunit family protein, with translation MSASSKTKLLEEFPPVGYDDWRKLVEAELKGARFDKKMFTATYEGFTLQPIYRREDIANLPHVNSFPGFAPFVRGASASGYLKESWGVAQEIAVASPTEFNNAARNSISRGLNALNMVLDRATRNGLDPDWAAPEAVGSGGLSIATLDDLNRALEGVQLDQTSLFVRSGASALPFAALLLALARKRKTARTQLRGCIEMDPLGVLAHEGRLPQSLAGAYREMAALTAWAAQHAPQLQTICVHSRAWHEAGGNAGQELAYALATSVEYLRQLQRHGVSVNAAAPRLRFAVTVGTNFFLEIAKLRALRMLWAQVVAAAGGNEAARKISLHVRTSQWNKSAVDPHNNLLRATVEAFAGALGGCDSMQVGAFDEVVRPPDDFSLRIARNTQLVLRRECNLTQVMDPAGGSWFVESATAELAARAWALFQEIEAAGGIEQAMRAGGPQKAVAETAAKKLKAVTSRRDSIVGVNQYANPKEKPLAVPPFDSTAFHKRRGQQVASHRTALDEADSQVVLNWLAKIIGLKGADLFAVCVEAVSAGATLGEITRALRINDSPGEPVTPVCLTRAAQPIESLRAAMNRRAGGAAQVFLCNLGSLKEHKARADFARGFFSVGGYDVISPAGFKTPEEAGAAFVQSGADLAVICSADENYPALVPAWAASIRAQKPDAILVLAGYPPEQVEAHKKSGVDEFIHLRADVVEVLSRINERLGIR, from the coding sequence ATGAGCGCGTCATCCAAAACCAAACTACTCGAGGAGTTCCCGCCGGTCGGCTACGACGATTGGCGGAAGCTGGTTGAAGCGGAACTGAAAGGTGCGCGGTTCGACAAGAAGATGTTCACGGCCACCTATGAAGGTTTCACGCTCCAGCCGATTTATCGGCGGGAAGACATCGCGAATCTGCCGCATGTGAATTCGTTTCCCGGGTTCGCGCCGTTCGTGCGCGGCGCGAGTGCGAGTGGTTACCTGAAAGAATCCTGGGGCGTGGCGCAGGAAATTGCCGTCGCCAGCCCGACCGAGTTTAACAACGCCGCGCGCAACTCGATCAGCCGCGGGTTGAACGCGCTGAACATGGTGCTGGATCGGGCGACGCGCAACGGGCTTGACCCCGATTGGGCCGCGCCGGAAGCCGTCGGCTCGGGCGGCCTTTCCATCGCCACGCTGGATGATCTCAACCGCGCGTTGGAGGGAGTGCAACTGGATCAAACCTCGTTGTTCGTGCGTTCGGGCGCATCGGCGCTGCCGTTCGCGGCGCTGTTGCTGGCGCTGGCGCGGAAACGCAAAACGGCCCGCACGCAACTGCGCGGCTGCATCGAGATGGATCCGCTCGGCGTGCTGGCACACGAAGGCCGCTTGCCGCAATCGCTCGCGGGCGCGTATCGCGAAATGGCCGCCCTGACCGCGTGGGCCGCGCAACACGCGCCGCAGTTGCAGACCATCTGCGTCCACAGCCGCGCCTGGCACGAGGCCGGGGGCAATGCCGGGCAGGAACTCGCTTACGCGCTGGCCACGAGCGTTGAATATCTGCGCCAACTCCAGCGCCACGGCGTATCCGTGAATGCGGCCGCGCCGCGCCTCCGTTTTGCCGTGACGGTCGGCACGAATTTTTTCCTCGAGATCGCCAAGCTGCGGGCGTTGCGGATGCTCTGGGCCCAAGTCGTGGCCGCCGCGGGCGGAAACGAGGCGGCCCGGAAGATTTCGCTGCACGTTCGCACGTCGCAATGGAACAAGTCGGCCGTGGATCCTCACAACAATTTGTTGCGCGCCACGGTGGAAGCGTTCGCGGGCGCGCTCGGCGGGTGCGACAGCATGCAGGTCGGCGCCTTCGATGAAGTCGTGCGGCCGCCGGACGATTTCAGCCTTCGGATCGCGCGCAACACCCAACTCGTGTTGCGGCGGGAATGTAATCTCACCCAGGTGATGGATCCGGCCGGCGGGTCATGGTTTGTGGAAAGCGCCACGGCGGAGCTGGCCGCGCGGGCGTGGGCATTGTTCCAGGAAATCGAAGCGGCGGGCGGCATCGAGCAGGCGATGCGCGCGGGCGGGCCGCAAAAGGCCGTGGCGGAGACGGCAGCGAAGAAACTCAAAGCCGTCACCAGCCGGCGCGATTCCATCGTGGGCGTGAATCAATACGCCAATCCCAAGGAAAAACCGCTGGCCGTTCCGCCGTTTGATTCGACCGCGTTTCACAAACGGCGCGGGCAGCAGGTGGCGTCACATCGCACGGCGTTGGATGAGGCGGACAGTCAGGTCGTCCTCAACTGGCTCGCCAAAATCATCGGTCTCAAGGGCGCGGACCTGTTTGCCGTGTGCGTCGAGGCGGTCAGCGCCGGGGCGACCCTGGGTGAAATCACCCGGGCCTTGCGCATCAATGATTCGCCCGGGGAACCGGTCACGCCGGTTTGTCTGACCCGGGCGGCCCAGCCGATTGAAAGCCTGCGCGCGGCGATGAACCGGCGGGCGGGCGGAGCGGCCCAAGTTTTTCTGTGCAACCTGGGTTCGCTCAAGGAGCACAAGGCGCGCGCGGATTTTGCGCGCGGCTTTTTCAGCGTGGGTGGGTATGACGTGATTTCGCCCGCCGGGTTCAAGACACCGGAGGAAGCCGGGGCCGCCTTCGTGCAATCCGGCGCGGACCTCGCCGTGATCTGTTCGGCGGATGAAAATTATCCCGCGCTTGTGCCGGCGTGGGCTGCCAGCATCCGGGCGCAAAAGCCGGACGCCATCCTGGTGCTCGCCGGTTATCCGCCGGAGCAGGTCGAAGCGCACAAAAAATCCGGCGTGGATGAATTCATTCACCTCCGCGCGGATGTGGTGGAAGTTTTGAGCCGGATCAATGAAAGGTTGGGAATCAGATGA
- a CDS encoding type II toxin-antitoxin system HipA family toxin, whose amino-acid sequence MSLEVHIDWQGQTHLVGRLHAAERSAAVSFEYATEWLQRDDAFAIDPTSLPLQRGAHHGGTLFGVIQDCGPDRWGRILIERAVRKKVLTQKPYRDIDYVLALDDVARVGALRFRRNSESPFLAPATGKLPPLVRLNALLQATDAIHSETETAQDLRFLLGAGSPLGGARPKSAVSLADAQLGIAKFPKPDDTRDIAAGEILALTLAKQAGIQVAEHQLVPVGGHSVAVITRFDRASKSRIPFISAATLLGRPQGDPGAYTLLADGIRQFGHDVPGDLRELWRRLIFSLLASNYDDHLRNHGFLMCAPGRWSLSPAYDLNPVPEMDRIRMSKTAITEDPEEPTVAGALAAAPRFGLKTTEAKKILREVFKAVSDWRKTGRQLRLKASTLDIYASAFDHSLVEETKRLIPGT is encoded by the coding sequence ATGAGCCTCGAAGTTCACATTGACTGGCAGGGGCAGACCCACCTCGTCGGGCGGCTGCATGCGGCTGAACGCAGCGCTGCGGTTTCCTTCGAGTACGCGACGGAGTGGTTGCAACGCGATGATGCTTTTGCGATTGATCCGACTTCGCTTCCGCTCCAGCGAGGGGCGCATCACGGAGGAACGCTCTTTGGGGTAATTCAGGATTGCGGACCGGATCGGTGGGGGCGAATCCTCATCGAGCGTGCCGTTCGGAAAAAAGTTCTGACGCAGAAGCCTTACCGCGATATTGATTATGTGCTGGCACTGGACGATGTGGCGCGCGTCGGCGCGTTGCGCTTCCGCCGCAACTCCGAAAGTCCTTTTCTCGCTCCCGCGACGGGCAAACTTCCGCCTTTGGTTCGCCTTAACGCACTGCTTCAAGCCACCGACGCCATTCACAGCGAAACTGAAACTGCTCAGGATTTGCGTTTTCTCCTTGGCGCTGGTTCGCCGCTCGGCGGGGCGCGCCCCAAGTCTGCGGTCAGTCTGGCAGATGCGCAGCTCGGCATCGCAAAGTTTCCCAAGCCCGATGATACGCGGGACATTGCGGCCGGCGAAATTCTTGCACTGACACTTGCCAAACAAGCGGGCATTCAAGTTGCGGAACATCAGCTTGTGCCGGTCGGCGGACACAGTGTGGCGGTCATTACTCGGTTTGATCGTGCGAGCAAAAGTCGTATTCCATTTATTTCGGCGGCAACCCTGCTGGGCCGGCCCCAAGGCGATCCGGGTGCTTACACGCTGCTGGCCGACGGCATCCGGCAATTCGGGCACGATGTTCCCGGCGATCTCCGCGAATTGTGGCGGCGTCTCATTTTCTCGCTCCTCGCCAGTAACTACGATGACCATTTGCGCAACCACGGATTCCTGATGTGCGCGCCCGGTCGCTGGTCACTCTCGCCAGCCTATGACCTAAACCCCGTGCCGGAAATGGATCGTATTCGTATGAGCAAAACTGCCATCACCGAAGATCCGGAAGAACCAACTGTAGCCGGCGCGCTCGCCGCGGCACCGCGTTTTGGTCTCAAGACGACCGAGGCGAAGAAAATTCTCCGCGAGGTTTTCAAGGCGGTTTCAGACTGGCGCAAAACCGGGCGACAACTTCGCCTCAAAGCATCTACCTTGGACATTTATGCCAGCGCGTTCGATCATTCGCTCGTGGAAGAAACCAAAAGGTTGATTCCCGGCACGTAA
- a CDS encoding helix-turn-helix domain-containing protein encodes MSKISSIPLPAAHALRKLGRDLALARRKRGISTSDMAARLFVSRDTLWRLERGDPTVALGTLATAMFVLGQHDRLADLAAPASDELALSLDERRLPQRIRRPRV; translated from the coding sequence ATGTCGAAAATAAGCTCGATTCCGTTGCCCGCGGCCCATGCGCTCCGCAAGTTGGGCCGCGATCTCGCGCTCGCGCGGCGCAAGCGCGGCATCTCCACGAGCGACATGGCGGCTCGTCTTTTTGTCAGCCGCGATACGCTCTGGCGGCTGGAGCGCGGCGATCCAACGGTTGCGCTCGGCACTTTGGCGACGGCCATGTTCGTTCTGGGCCAGCATGATCGCCTGGCCGACCTCGCCGCGCCCGCCAGCGATGAACTCGCCTTGAGCCTCGATGAGCGTCGGCTGCCACAACGCATCCGTCGGCCCCGCGTATGA
- the meaB gene encoding methylmalonyl Co-A mutase-associated GTPase MeaB has translation MNAATSNSSAAPRHPRRLTVDDYVAGVLAGDRAVLARAITLVESSARRHEAQAQEVLHRLLPHTGKAKRIGITGVPGVGKSTFIETFGCLLTDKGHKLAVLTIDPTSARSGGSILGDKTRMEKLSLAPNAFIRPSPAGDHLGGVARRTRETMLLCEAAGFDPILVESVGVGQTEIALRSMVDFFLLLLLPGAGDELQGIKKGIVEMADLVLINKADGDNRARAANAKADQDAALHYLQPATPGWKTEVALVSGLTGDGLPQTWERIKTFYAELEPKGVTAKRRQQQTLEWLQALIQDELRRRFERNPRVIAKLPELRAALLRGETTVVRAANALLEAHESAKIEEPK, from the coding sequence ATGAACGCCGCGACTTCCAACTCATCCGCCGCGCCGCGACATCCGCGCCGGCTGACGGTGGATGATTACGTCGCGGGCGTGTTGGCGGGCGATCGCGCGGTGCTGGCGCGGGCAATTACGTTGGTGGAAAGCAGCGCGCGAAGGCACGAAGCGCAGGCGCAGGAAGTTCTCCATCGGTTGCTGCCGCACACCGGAAAGGCGAAGCGCATCGGCATCACCGGCGTGCCGGGCGTGGGCAAAAGCACGTTCATCGAAACCTTTGGCTGCTTGCTCACAGACAAAGGTCACAAGCTCGCGGTGTTGACGATTGATCCCACCAGCGCGCGGTCCGGGGGCAGTATTCTGGGCGACAAGACCCGGATGGAAAAACTGAGCCTCGCGCCGAATGCCTTCATCCGCCCCTCGCCGGCGGGTGATCATCTTGGCGGCGTGGCGCGGCGCACGCGCGAAACGATGTTGCTCTGTGAAGCGGCGGGCTTTGACCCGATCCTCGTTGAGAGTGTGGGCGTGGGGCAGACGGAGATCGCGCTGCGTTCGATGGTGGATTTCTTCCTGTTGTTGCTGTTGCCGGGCGCCGGCGACGAATTGCAGGGCATCAAAAAAGGCATCGTCGAGATGGCGGACCTGGTGCTGATCAACAAAGCGGATGGCGACAATCGCGCGCGCGCGGCGAACGCCAAGGCGGATCAGGACGCCGCGCTGCATTATCTGCAACCGGCCACGCCCGGCTGGAAAACGGAAGTGGCGCTGGTGTCTGGCCTGACCGGCGATGGGCTGCCGCAGACGTGGGAACGCATCAAAACATTTTATGCGGAACTCGAACCGAAGGGCGTCACCGCGAAGCGGCGACAGCAACAGACGTTGGAATGGTTGCAGGCGCTGATTCAGGACGAACTGCGCCGCCGTTTCGAGCGCAACCCGCGCGTGATCGCGAAGCTGCCGGAATTGCGCGCCGCGCTGCTGCGTGGGGAAACGACCGTGGTGCGCGCCGCCAACGCGCTTTTGGAAGCGCACGAAAGCGCAAAAATTGAGGAGCCAAAATGA
- a CDS encoding adenine-specific methyltransferase EcoRI family protein: protein MANENLTNAKRAKNDEFYTQYGDIQKEMEAYLEYDANVFRGQVVYCNCDDPYESNFFRYFVLNFNKLGLKRLITTSYKPSPVANTQLALFGDDLTLPKSKGRPKVNANRFIINEVRGIDGNGGEFSLNAIAKKLKANKHNEWTPLEGDGDFRSNECIALLKQADIVVTNPPFSLFRSYVKQLFDYDKKFVVIGNMNAITYKEIFPKIKENKMWLGATNFNVGMYFNVPENFKYAVTYKFERERNGIKVNRVPGVCWFTTLDHGRRHQPLALMTASENFKFSKHQEIKGQRQYAKYDNYDAIEVPFTDAIPSDYDGVMGVPISFLDKYNPDQFEIVGVLESNDPNNDYRTRVYTSRECRDAYLKRFGKPGVYDLNSSGVVNGVKVFKRVLIRNKSK, encoded by the coding sequence ATGGCAAACGAAAATCTCACCAACGCGAAGCGGGCAAAGAACGACGAGTTCTACACTCAATACGGCGATATTCAGAAGGAGATGGAAGCGTATCTGGAATACGACGCCAATGTGTTCCGCGGCCAAGTGGTCTATTGCAACTGCGACGATCCGTATGAGAGCAATTTCTTCCGCTATTTCGTGCTCAATTTCAACAAGCTCGGCTTGAAACGGTTGATCACCACCAGCTACAAACCTTCGCCCGTCGCCAACACGCAACTGGCGCTATTCGGCGATGACCTCACGCTGCCGAAATCAAAAGGGCGACCCAAGGTTAACGCCAATAGATTCATCATCAACGAAGTGCGCGGCATTGACGGTAACGGCGGCGAGTTCTCGCTGAACGCTATTGCCAAGAAGTTAAAGGCAAACAAACACAACGAGTGGACGCCGCTGGAAGGCGACGGCGATTTCCGCAGCAATGAGTGCATCGCACTGCTCAAACAAGCGGATATCGTGGTGACGAATCCGCCGTTCAGTTTGTTCCGATCGTATGTGAAACAGCTTTTCGATTACGACAAAAAGTTTGTGGTTATCGGCAATATGAATGCGATCACCTACAAAGAAATCTTTCCAAAGATAAAGGAGAACAAGATGTGGCTGGGTGCAACGAATTTTAATGTCGGCATGTATTTCAACGTCCCTGAGAACTTTAAGTATGCCGTCACATACAAATTTGAGCGCGAGCGGAATGGTATAAAAGTGAACCGTGTGCCCGGTGTGTGCTGGTTTACTACATTAGATCACGGACGACGACATCAGCCGTTGGCGCTGATGACGGCGAGTGAAAATTTCAAATTCAGCAAACACCAGGAAATCAAAGGCCAGCGGCAGTATGCCAAATATGATAATTATGATGCCATCGAAGTGCCGTTCACGGATGCCATTCCAAGTGATTACGACGGCGTGATGGGCGTGCCCATCAGCTTCCTGGATAAATATAACCCCGACCAGTTTGAGATTGTGGGAGTGCTTGAGTCTAACGACCCGAACAATGACTACCGGACTCGGGTGTACACATCCAGAGAGTGCCGCGATGCGTATTTGAAACGATTTGGCAAACCGGGCGTTTACGACCTTAACTCATCCGGAGTCGTTAATGGCGTCAAGGTGTTCAAGCGCGTTCTAATCCGAAACAAGAGCAAGTAA